The Pseudomonas sp. TH06 genome contains the following window.
CGCTGGCGTCTCATCGCGGAAGAATCGCGCGGCCTCGGCAAGACGCGTGCGGATCCGCTCACGCAACTCTTTGGTCGCAGCATCGGTGAACGTCACCACGAGAATCTGTGGAGGCAGCAGTTCGCGGGCGAAGCCATTCAACTCGCCGCCATGACCAAGGATGAGCCGCAGGTAAAGCGCAGAAATGGTGAACGTCTTGCCGGTGCCGGCACTGGCCTCGATCAACTGGCTGCCACGCAACGGGAACGCCAGAGCAAGCGGTGTCTTGGTACTCATGCGCGCGCACCTTCACTGGACAATGAACGCCAAGGCGCTTCCAACAGAGGGCGATACAAGGCGTCACACCAACCGGAAAATGTTTCGTCCGCGAGTAATGCATCGAAGTCAGCGAATTGGCGGGACAGCGCTGGACTTTCGCGGCGTTCGCCTTCGCTGGTCTGTCCGTCACCTTCGTAGGCTTTTCGGGCAGCTGCTTCTGCTTTGAACGGGTCGGTCTGAGATAGCCAGGCAAAAGCGGTCTTCACGGCGATCGGCAGAGGCTGACGCATGCCGGCCTGCCAGGCTAGAAGAAGGTCGCCAAGAAACCGAACGGCCCTGTTTTGTTCCATGGGCTCGAGCAGCAATGTGTCGTCACTGGCCACCAATGCGGTGGTCAATGAGAGCCCGCTGGCGCAAGCCACGAGATGATTGACCCAGGGTTTGATCAGACGGTGCCATTTGCGGCTTTTGATTGAGCCGATGCTGTTGGGAATGGTCGTGACCGACAACACGCCTCCGTCGGCGCGTTGATGCAAACCCGAAAGCCATCCTTCAAGACGCAACCCCTGCAACTCGAGACTGATAGGGATGGCACTGGCGAGCGGAGTCGGCCAAAGCGTCAGTAGTTGCTGATAGCGTTGCAGCAAGTCAGGCAGTGGCTCAATCAATTCCCTTTGCAGGCATTCGCCGAACCCGGCCATTGGCAACAGGCCGCTATTTTGCAGCCGTCGAGCCTGAGCCTCGAGCGCCTGCTCGACATTGTCCGGTTGCCTGAGCGCAGCTTCGAGCAGGCTGTCGCTGAGCGTATAGCGCTGCAAAGCGTCCAGTACGAAAGGCTCTTCATCGGCCAGCGGTGCATCGGCGGCTTCGAAGTAGACCTTGAGTCTCTGGGTGAAAAAGTGCCGAACCGGATTACGTAAAAAGTCCTGCAACAGAGCCAGGCTCAACGGTTCCTCTTGTACATAAGGGGCGAGTAACTCAGCCTCGTTTCGTAGCTCATGAGGTTGATGCAGAACCTGCCACTCGCTGGCATAGCTGAACAGTTGATCTCCCTCGTGAAAATAGCGGGCACTGAAGGGTTGCAGCGGATGCTCCTCGGTCATGGCGCTCAACAGATCCTGACTGTCATCAATCAATCGCCAACCACTGGCGAGGTGATCGCGTAACTGGCCGATCAGCACCGAAGCAGGTCTCTCGCTGTTGTCACGAATGCTGCGACCGACCCAACTGATGTAGAGCTGATTGCGCGCAGACAGAAGCGCCTCGAGCAAAAGATAGCGATCATCCTCACGTCGGGAGCGGTCCCCGGGGCGGTAGTCGCTGCCCATCAGGTCGAAGTCGAGCGGCGGTTGTGCACGCGGGTAATCGCCATCGTTCATCCCCAGCAAACAGACCAGTTTGAAAGGAATGGCACGCATGGGCATCAGCGTACAAAAGTTCACCGCGCCGGCAAGAAAGCGCTGGGACAAACGCCCCTGATCCAGCCCGGCAAGCCAGGCCTCGCGAACGACGGTCAGTGGCAGTTCATCTTCAAGACCTACCGCCTCGCAGGTCTCGAGCCAGGTTTCACGAAGCTCTTCCAGTTGGGTCAGCAAGTAATCGTCGTGTTCGTTACTGGCTTTAAAGAACAACTGCATCAACGCTTGCAGCCGATGCCCCCACACCTTGGGCTGTGCCGGTCGGGTGAGCTCCTGGTGTGCAAGTTCCAGAGCATCGAGCAGAGCCACCAACGGACCGATCAATGCGGCATCCAGCCCCCCGATTTCATCATAGGGCTCGATACCCGCACAGTCAGTCGAGCTGCCGACTGCGTAGCCAAGGAGCATTCGTCGCAAACCGAAATGCCAACTGTTCTGCTCCAGTTCATCCGGCAAACCTAGCCCGGCACGCTGCTCGGCGTTCATTCCCCAACGCACACCCGCGCCTTCAATCCAGCGATGCAACGTCGGCAAGTCGCGCTCCTCCATGCCGAAACGAGCGCGTAATGCGGGAACGTCGAGCAAGTCGAGGATTTCACTGACAGGGAAACGACTGTCCGGCAGTTTGAGCAGGTGTTCAACCGCAATCAGCAGAGGATCACGACCGCGTTGCCCCTGATCTGCCAAGGTGAACGGGATAAAACGGGAATCATGCCGTTCAAGCTGACCAAACACCGCCCGGATATGCGGTGCGTAGCTGTCGATGTCCGGCACCATCACGATCACGTCGCGAGGGCGTAGATCCGGATTGGCGCTGAAACGTGCCAACAGTTGATCATGGAGAATCTCCACCTCGCGTTGAGCGCTGTGAGCGATGTGAAAACGGATCGAGTTGTCGTGTGCCAGATCAACGGCCGGCCAATGCTCGCGAGTCTCATCAAGCGGACGCAATTCGAGGATGTCGTCCTGGAGCTGATTGAGCAGGTTATGTGGCTGAGTTTCGCTGAACAGGTCGATACGCCCATCGCGAAATGCCGCTCGATAGCTGTTTGGGTCGTCATAGCTATCGAGCAGGTTGATATAGTCGCGACCTTGCTTACCCCACGCGGCCAATAGAGGGTGGGCATGTTGATGCATGGTCTCGGGATCAAGTACGACAGGCATGCCGCTCTTGCGCGATTGCCGCTTGTACTGGTGACGCAGCAAATCCTTGTCGGCAACGATGTCGGCCCAGTGATGGCGACATGGGTTGTGCACACAGAGCAAAACCTGGCTGAATCGCGCAAGTCCAGCCAAGGCTTCAAGCACTTGAGCCGGAAGCGAAGAAATCCCGAAGACGATCACTCGTGAAGGCAGCGCGGCAGGTGCTTGCTCGATGCTACCAATGCGCTCGATAAACCGCTGATGTACACCGGCGCGGCTTTGCGCCATACCTTTTGCACCTACATCTTCCAGGAGCGCGCGCCAGAGTTCAGCCTGCCAGCAACTGGTGGGCGATAGTGGCTTTACTTCACCTCTGACATTGCGCAGTTGATGCCGACCTTCAGCCCAATCCTCAAGCCAGTCGGCTCGATACACCTGATATTGGTCGAACAGATCCGCCAGGCGCTCGGATAGCTGATAGCGCTTGCGCAAGTCGGTGTCGTGGGTGAGGAAGCGTTGCAACGGTTCGAAATGCGCACGGTCGATGACCTGAGGCAGCAGACGCATGAGGCGCCAGGTCAGCGGTGCTTTATCGAGCAGGGATTTGGCTGGAATTTCATCTCGGCCCAAAACCATACGATAGAGCTGCCACATGAAACTGCCGGGCAGTTGAACGTCTATCGCTGCCGCGATGCCACAACCACCGAGGTCGTTTTCCTCAGGATCTTCAGCCAGAGCCAGTTTCAACCACTGGGCGATGCCATTGCTCTGCACCAAGGCAATTTCGTTCTCCAGGGGAGCCAGCGGATAGCGCCGCATGATGCTGACCACCAGGCTGCGCAGTTCGTCCAGGCTATTGCTCTGGACCACCATGAATGCAGCGTTGAGGGACTGGGCGTCCGGCATAAGACTTCCTTGGGCGAATAAATAGCCAGGTCAGAACCTTAGCATTGTCGGCAGATGATGACAGCCGGACGGCGTCTACGAGTGCTGTAAGAACTTTCCTGCGGGCAAAACAAAACCCCAACTGCTTTCGCAATTGGGGTTTCGGAATTTAATCTTGACGATGACCTACTCTCACATGGGGAAACCCCACACTACCATCGGCGATGCATCGTTTCACTGCTGAGTTCGGGATGGGATCAGGTGGTTCCAACGCTCTATGGTCGTCAAGAAATTCGGGTACTGACTCGTGACCAGATGGCCTCGCTTCAGCAAATTGGGTATGTGACAGCTAGGTGTTTGTGAACATCGAACTTTCGGTTCGTTTCGTCTTCACACACCGCAACTTGGCCTTTCGACGCAAATTGCTTGGGTGTTATATGGTCAAGCCTCACGGGCAATTAGTATTGGTTAGCTCAACGCCTCACAGCGCTTACACACCCAACCTATCAACGTCGTAGTCTTCGACGGCCCTTCAGGGAACTCAAGGTTCCAGTGAGATCTCATCTTGAGGCAAGTTTCCCGCTTAGATGCTTTCAGCGGTTATCTTTCCCGAACATAGCTACCCGGCAATGCCACTGGCGTGACAACCGGAACACCAGAGGTTCGTCCACTCCGGTCCTCTCGTACTAGGAGCAGCCCCTCTCAAATCTCAAACGTCCACGGCAGATAGGGACCGAACTGTCTCACGACGTTCTAAACCCAGCTCGCGTACCACTTTAAATGGCGAACAGCCATACCCTTGGGACCGGCTTCAGCCCCAGGATGTGATGAGCCGACATCGAGGTGCCAAACACCGCCGTCGATATGAACTCTTGGGCGGTATCAGCCTGTTATCCCCGGAGTACCTTTTATCCGTTGAGCGATGGCCCTTCCATACAGAACCACCGGATCACTAAGACCTACTTTCGTACCTGCTCGACGTGTCTGTCTCGCAGTCAAGCGCGCTTTTGCCTTTATACTCTACGACCGATTTCCGACCGGTCTGAGCGCACCTTCGTACTCCTCCGTTACTCTTTAGGAGGAGACCGCCCCAGTCAAACTACCCACCATACACTGTCCTCGATCCGGATAACGGACCTGAGTTAGAACCTCAAAGTTGCCAGGGTGGTATTTCAAGGATGGCTCCACGCGAACTGGCGTCCACGCTTCAAAGCCTCCCACCTATCCTACACAAGCAAATTCAAAGTCCAGTGCAAAGCTATAGTAAAGGTTCACGGGGTCTTTCCGTCTAGCCGCGGATACACTGCATCTTCACAGCGATTTCAATTTCACTGAGTCTCGGGTGGAGACAGCGCCGCCATCGTTACGCCATTCGTGCAGGTCGGAACTTACCCGACAAGGAATTTCGCTACCTTAGGACCGTTATAGTTACGGCCGCCGTTTACCGGGGCTTCGATCAAGAGCTTCGCGTTAGCTAACCCCATCAATTAACCTTCCGGCACCGGGCAGGCGTCACACCCTATACGTCCACTTTCGTGTTTGCAGAGTGCTGTGTTTTTAATAAACAGTCGCAGCGGCCTGGTATCTTCGACCGGCATGAGCTTACGGAGCAAGTCCTTCACCCTCACCGGCGCACCTTCTCCCGAAGTTACGGTGCCATTTTGCCTAGTTCCTTCACCCGAGTTCTCTCAAGCGCCTTGGTATTCTCTACCCAACCACCTGTGTCGGTTTGGGGTACGGTTCCTGGTTACCTGAAGCTTAGAAGCTTTTCTTGGAAGCATGGCATCAACCACTTCGTCATCTAAAAGATAACTCGTCATCAGCTCTCGGCCTTAGAATCCCGGATTTACCTAAGATTCCAGCCTACCACCTTAAACTTGGACAACCAACGCCAAGCTGGCCTAGCCTTCTCCGTCCCTCCATCGCAATAACCAGAAGTACAGGAATATTAACCTGTTTTCCATCGACTACGCTTTTCAGCCTCGCCTTAGGGACCGACTAACCCTGCGTCGATTAACGTTGCGCAGGAAACCTTGGTCTTTCGGCGTGGGTGTTTTTCACACCCATTGTCGTTACTCATGTCAGCATTCGCACTTCTGATACCTCCAGCAAGCTTCTCAACTCACCTTCACAGGCTTACAGAACGCTCCTCTACCGCATCATCCGAAGATGATACCCGTAGCTTCGGTGTATGGTTTGAGCCCCGTTACATCTTCCGCGCAGGCCGACTCGACTAGTGAGCTATTACGCTTTCTTTAAAGGGTGGCTGCTTCTAAGCCAACCTCCTAGCTGTCTAAGCCTTCCCACATCGTTTCCCACTTAACCATAACTTTGGGACCTTAGCTGACGGTCTGGGTTGTTTCCCTTTTCACGACGGACGTTAGCACCCGCCGTGTGTCTCCCATGCTCGGCACTTGTAGGTATTCGGAGTTTGCATCGGTTTGGTAAGTCGGGATGACCCCCTAGCCGAAACAGTGCTCTACCCCCTACAGTGATACATGAGGCGCTACCTAAATAGCTTTCGAGGAGAACCAGCTATCTCCGAGCTTGATTAGCCTTTCACTCCGATCCACAGGTCATCCGCTAACTTTTCAACGGTAGTCGGTTCGGTCCTCCAGTTAGTGTTACCCAACCTTCAACCTGCCCATGGATAGATCGCCCGGTTTCGGGTCTATTCCCAGCGACTAGACGCCCTATTAAGACTCGCTTTCGCTACGCCTCCCCTATTCGGTTAAGCTCGCCACTGAAAATAAGTCGCTGACCCATTATACAAAAGGTACGCAGTCACAGAACAAAGTCTGCTCCCACTGCTTGTACGCATACGGTTTCAGGATCTATTTCACTCCCCTCTCCGGGGTTCTTTTCGCCTTTCCCTCACGGTACTAGTTCACTATCGGTCAGTCAGTAGTATTTAGCCTTGGAGGATGGTCCCCCCATATTCAGACAAAGTTTCTCGTGCTCCGTCCTACTCGATTTCATGACTAAGAGATTTTCGCGTACAGGGCTATCACCCACTATGGCCGCACTTTCCAGAGCGTTCCGCTAATCTCAAATCAACTTAAGGGCTAGTCCCCGTTCGCTCGCCACTACTAAGGGAATCTCGGTTGATTTCTTTTCCTCAGGGTACTTAGATGTTTCAGTTCCCCTGGTTCGCCTCTTGCACCTATGTATTCAGTACAAGATAACCATCTTATGATGGCTGGGTTCCCCCATTCAGACATCTCCGGATCAAAGTCTGTTTGCCGACTCCCCGAAGCTTTTCGCAGGCTACCACGTCTTTCATCGCCTCTGACTGCCAAGGCATCCACCGTATGCGCTTCTTCACTTGACCATATAACCCCAAGCAATCTGGTTATACTGTGAAGACGACATTCGCCGAAAATTCGAATTTCTCAATTAAGAGAACTCACAAATTTTACCTTAGCCTGATCCGTTACCAGTGAAAGTAACGTTCAGTCTATCTTTCTATCACATACCCAAATTTTTAAAGAACGAACTAGTCAAAGACTAGAAATCAACATTCATCATCACACTGATGGAATGCTCATTTCTAAGCTTTCGAACTTCAGAAGCAGTAGTGGTGGAGCCAAACGGGATCGAACCGTTGACCTCCTGCGTGCAAGGCAGGCGCTCTCCCAGCTGAGCTATGGCCCCGTATTTCTACAGGCGTTTCCCACACAAAATTGGTGGGTCTGGGCAGATTCGAACTGCCGACCTCACCCTTATCAGGGGTGCGCTCTAACCAACTGAGCTACAGACCCAATTTCGGGCTGCTTCTTTCGTCTTCTTCAATGAATCAAGCAATTCGTGTGGGAGCTCATGAAGCAGCTGATGTCGTCGATTAAGGAGGTGATCCAGCCGCAGGTTCCCCTACGGCTACCTTGTTACGACTTCACCCCAGTCATGAATCACACCGTGGTAACCGTCCTCCCGAAGGTTAGACTAGCTACTTCTGGTGCAACCCACTCCCATGGTGTGACGGGCGGTGTGTACAAGGCCCGGGAACGTATTCACCGTGACATTCTGATTCACGATTACTAGCGATTCCGACTTCACGCAGTCGAGTTGCAGACTGCGATCCGGACTACGATCGGTTTTATGGGATTAGCTCCACCTCGCGGCTTGGCAACCCTTTGTACCGACCATTGTAGCACGTGTGTAGCCCAGGCCGTAAGGGCCATGATGACTTGACGTCATCCCCACCTTCCTCCGGTTTGTCACCGGCAGTCTCCTTAGAGTGCCCACCATAACGTGCTGGTAACTAAGGACAAGGGTTGCGCTCGTTACGGGACTTAACCCAACATCTCACGACACGAGCTGACGACAGCCATGCAGCACCTGTCTCAATGTTCCCGAAGGCACCAATCCATCTCTGGAAAGTTCATTGGATGTCAAGGCCTGGTAAGGTTCTTCGCGTTGCTTCGAATTAAACCACATGCTCCACCGCTTGTGCGGGCCCCCGTCAATTCATTTGAGTTTTAACCTTGCGGCCGTACTCCCCAGGCGGTCAACTTAATGCGTTAGCTGCGCCACTAAGAGCTCAAGGCTCCCAACGGCTAGTTGACATCGTTTACGGCGTGGACTACCAGGGTATCTAATCCTGTTTGCTCCCCACGCTTTCGCACCTCAGTGTCAGTATCAGTCCAGGTGGTCGCCTTCGCCACTGGTGTTCCTTCCTATATCTACGCATTTCACCGCTACACAGGAAATTCCACCACCCTCTACCATACTCTAGCTTGTCAGTTTTGAATGCAGTTCCCAGGTTGAGCCCGGGGATTTCACATCCAACTTAACAAACCACCTACGCGCGCTTTACGCCCAGTAATTCCGATTAACGCTTGCACCCTCTGTATTACCGCGGCTGCTGGCACAGAGTTAGCCGGTGCTTATTCTGTCGGTAACGTCAAAACAGCAACGTATTAAGTTACTGCCCTTCCTCCCAACTTAAAGTGCTTTACAATCCGAAGACCTTCTTCACACACGCGGCATGGCTGGATCAGGCTTTCGCCCATTGTCCAATATTCCCCACTGCTGCCTCCCGTAGGAGTCTGGACCGTGTCTCAGTTCCAGTGTGACTGATCATCCTCTCAGACCAGTTACGGATCGTCGCCTTGGTGAGCCATTACCTCACCAACTAGCTAATCCGACCTAGGCTCATCTGATAGCGCAAGGCCCGAAGGTCCCCTGCTTTCTCCCGTAGGACGTATGCGGTATTAGCGTTCCTTTCGAAACGTTGTCCCCCACTACCAGGCAGATTCCTAGGCATTACTCACCCGTCCGCCGCTGAATCCAGGAGCAAGCTCCTCTCATCCGCTCGACTTGCATGTGTTAGGCCTGCCGCCAGCGTT
Protein-coding sequences here:
- the recC gene encoding exodeoxyribonuclease V subunit gamma, giving the protein MPDAQSLNAAFMVVQSNSLDELRSLVVSIMRRYPLAPLENEIALVQSNGIAQWLKLALAEDPEENDLGGCGIAAAIDVQLPGSFMWQLYRMVLGRDEIPAKSLLDKAPLTWRLMRLLPQVIDRAHFEPLQRFLTHDTDLRKRYQLSERLADLFDQYQVYRADWLEDWAEGRHQLRNVRGEVKPLSPTSCWQAELWRALLEDVGAKGMAQSRAGVHQRFIERIGSIEQAPAALPSRVIVFGISSLPAQVLEALAGLARFSQVLLCVHNPCRHHWADIVADKDLLRHQYKRQSRKSGMPVVLDPETMHQHAHPLLAAWGKQGRDYINLLDSYDDPNSYRAAFRDGRIDLFSETQPHNLLNQLQDDILELRPLDETREHWPAVDLAHDNSIRFHIAHSAQREVEILHDQLLARFSANPDLRPRDVIVMVPDIDSYAPHIRAVFGQLERHDSRFIPFTLADQGQRGRDPLLIAVEHLLKLPDSRFPVSEILDLLDVPALRARFGMEERDLPTLHRWIEGAGVRWGMNAEQRAGLGLPDELEQNSWHFGLRRMLLGYAVGSSTDCAGIEPYDEIGGLDAALIGPLVALLDALELAHQELTRPAQPKVWGHRLQALMQLFFKASNEHDDYLLTQLEELRETWLETCEAVGLEDELPLTVVREAWLAGLDQGRLSQRFLAGAVNFCTLMPMRAIPFKLVCLLGMNDGDYPRAQPPLDFDLMGSDYRPGDRSRREDDRYLLLEALLSARNQLYISWVGRSIRDNSERPASVLIGQLRDHLASGWRLIDDSQDLLSAMTEEHPLQPFSARYFHEGDQLFSYASEWQVLHQPHELRNEAELLAPYVQEEPLSLALLQDFLRNPVRHFFTQRLKVYFEAADAPLADEEPFVLDALQRYTLSDSLLEAALRQPDNVEQALEAQARRLQNSGLLPMAGFGECLQRELIEPLPDLLQRYQQLLTLWPTPLASAIPISLELQGLRLEGWLSGLHQRADGGVLSVTTIPNSIGSIKSRKWHRLIKPWVNHLVACASGLSLTTALVASDDTLLLEPMEQNRAVRFLGDLLLAWQAGMRQPLPIAVKTAFAWLSQTDPFKAEAAARKAYEGDGQTSEGERRESPALSRQFADFDALLADETFSGWCDALYRPLLEAPWRSLSSEGARA